From Pyxicephalus adspersus chromosome 7, UCB_Pads_2.0, whole genome shotgun sequence, a single genomic window includes:
- the LOC140334642 gene encoding olfactory receptor 8D1-like — MENNTSMLEFHILPSFMQGNNKFYILNFVLFFLIYFIGILVNLTIITVICMDRHLHTPMYLFLCNLSIIDICYTTITVPKLLYILLSGNNTISFTQCFIQMYFLFVIATSENMVIFVMAYDRYVAICHPLDYHRILNKKICILFIMLIWICGAVNSSLMTSSTLKMIFCSSVTIHQFFCDVKALINISCGGTEMFYIVMYTDILVFALWPVMCNLMSYVKIIRVILCIKSKDGRSKAFSTCSSHLIVMVIYYGSAVSVYMTPPSDRYELLEQILTVFYSTVVPMLNPLIYSIRNKEVKSSLWKTMGKY, encoded by the coding sequence ATGGAAAACAATACATCTATGCTAGAATTCCACATTCTTCCATCCTTCATGCAaggtaataataaattttatatattaaactttgtCTTATTTTTCTTAATCTATTTCATTGGGATTCTGGTAAACCTCACTATCATTACAGTGATATGTATGGATCGTCATCTGCACaccccaatgtatttatttctctgcAACTTATCCATTATTGATATTTGTTACACAACTATTACTGTTCCAAAACTCCTCTACATCTTACTCTCTGGGAATAACACCATATCCTTCACACAATGCTTTATCCAGATGTATTTTCTCTTTGTAATAGCCACTAGTGAGAACATGGTTATATTTGTAATGGCGTATGATCGATATGTTGCGATTTGTCACCCCTTAGATTATCATCGAATACTTAATAAGAAAATCTGCATATTATTTATAATGCTTATCTGGATTTGTGGGGCTGTAAATTCATCTTTGATGACAAGTTCCACCCTGAAAATGATCTTCTGTTCTTCTGTCACAattcaccagttcttctgtgatgTCAAAGCTCTCATCAACATTTCCTGTGGTGggactgaaatgttttacattgtcatGTATACAGACATTTTGGTATTTGCACTCTGGCCGGTTATGTGCAACTTGATGTCATATGTCAAGATTATCAGAGTTATACTTTGCATTAAATCTAAGGATGGCAGaagtaaagccttctccacctgctcatcccaTCTCATTGTCATGGTCATCTACTATGGATCAGCTGTATCTGTATATATGACACCACCATCAGATCGCTATGAACTTCTGGAACAGATCTTAACAGTTTTTTACAGCACAGTGGTCCCCATGCTGAACCCCCTGATATATAGTATACGGAACAAAGAAGTGAAGAGTTCTTTGTGGAAAACAATGGGGaagtactaa